The following are from one region of the Arachis duranensis cultivar V14167 chromosome 10, aradu.V14167.gnm2.J7QH, whole genome shotgun sequence genome:
- the LOC107469212 gene encoding uncharacterized protein LOC107469212 yields MKLLGHKRRRITVSLTPSGRENVNPNTRVHESLQQDIGHLQKFPLTVATRQGSSPWNVDTSRDKHLRHVTPTTLLGHSHFSSSSSFHMARTSDDQLEAFTASSIEPDVWSIGQPTQSCVFCGAKMWVHERLAKGGANNTILFSICCMSGKVTLPLLPVPPPLLWVLLNGDDQRALHYQKHIRAFNGMFSFTSMAGKIHLLPQQSSKPKFAQLYFYDTKNEVQNRINTIGVSNQDPAIDHTIVADLTSVLDFNNSLAKCFRYARQRFTEDSTTPLQLRLIKKRNTDGRRYNLPSASEVAALIVGDFDADNLSRDVVIQTHSNLLKRIDVNHPQYLALQYPLLFPYGEDGFRSDILISDERSKQQLHKRESISMREFLSFRIQMRSNESQVLLKSRRLFQQFLVDSYTMVEAERLQYHRFHQSKFHSHQLQGLHECLIQGETQAARTGKRVILPSSFVGGPQYMYNNCKDAFAIGRYVGYPSYFITITCNPEWTNIKDCIAAYSLKPSDRPDIISRVFKIKLDVLLKDLKDGSIFGKPKGIEFQKRGLPHCHILLFVQPAKKPRSSVDIDHHISAEIPDEHTQPKLYKRSDNGRSTTKRNVNLDNRFVVPYNATWLLKYGCHINVEYTCQTSAIKYLFKYVHKGNDRVTASFFRSHDSAGSDVTVDEIQNYYDCRYISACEASWRLFGFEIQYKEPNVIRLPFHLPNEQNVLYEDYQLIENVIDAAVSKDSMFIGWFKANKNFDLARTLTYAEMPSLFVWDKRGYMWRPRKQGNVIGRLTHIPHSHGEEYFLRLLLNYQKGCQTFADVHSVGGIVYDTFKEACYALGLLQDDREFIDALNEASAWASPNYFRRLFAMLLMSNNIVRPDMVWEKCWQHCVDNSLLSGRHNLGFQCSVREIKSITLAEIEKLLQPNGRSLNEFPDMPFPDYAGLPEPSDSIFFDELNFDRTELASIAVDLISRLNRDQRVAFDTIATAVHHDTGGFFFVCGYGGTGKTFLWNALSASIRSKGDIVLNVASSGIAALLLPNGQTAHSRFKVPLSVNQDSICNIRQGTPLARLISSAKLVIWDEAPMLNKFCFEALDKCLKDVLRFDRGYNPHAPFGGKIVVLGGDFHQILPVIPRGSREEIFHSCINASNLWQSCQVLQLTENMRLSRGSRDIHGV; encoded by the exons ATGAAATTGCTTGGTCATAAGAGGCGCCGGATCACCGTGTCGCTGACCCCATCCGGCCGCGAAAATG TTAATCCCAACACACGGGTTCATGAGTCCCTCCAACAGGATATCGGCCACCTCCAAAAATTCCCCCTCACTGTTGCTACACGCCAAG GTTCCTCACCATGGAACGTCGACACGTCCCGTGACAAACACCTTCGTCATGTAACACCTACGAC TCTGCTTGGCCATTCGCATTTCTCCTCGTCTTCATCTTTTCATATGGCTCGGACTAGCGATGACCAACTAGAAGCTTTCACTGCATCTTCCATTGAACCAG ATGTTTGGTCTATCGGGCAACCCACCCAAAGTTGTGTTTTCTGTGGGGCAAAAATGTGGGTTCACGAGCGCCTTGCGAAAGGTGGAGCCAATAACActatattattttctatttgttgTATGAGTGGAAAGGTCACTCTCCCTTTGTTGCCGGTTCCACCACCATTGTTGTGGGTGTTGTTGAATGGTGATGATCAACGAGCTTTGCATTACCAGAAACATATCAGGGCCTTTAATGGTATGTTTTCGTTCACATCTATGGCTGGAAAGATTCA TTTGTTGCCACAGCAGTCCAGCAAGCCCAAGTTTGCTCAGCTCTACTTTTATGATACAAAAAATGAAGTCCAGAATCGGATTAATACAATTGG CGTGTCTAATCAAGACCCAGCTATTGATCATACCATTGTTGCGGATCTAACCAGCGTGCTTGACTTCAACAACTCTCTTGCTAAGTGCTTCCGATATGCTAGGCAAAGGTTCACTGAAGATTCAACGACTCCGCTGCAGCTTCGTCTTATCAAGAAGAGGAATACCGATGGTAGAAGATACAATCTGCCATCAGCGTCTGAAGTTGCTGCTCTTATTGTAGGTGATTTTGATGCCGACAACCTTTCTAGGGATGTTGTCATTCAGACACATTCGAACCTTCTTAAACGGATTGATGTTAATCATCCGCAGTATCTTGCACTACAATACCCCTTGCTTTTTCCGTACGGAGAAGATGGTTTTCGGAGTGATATCTTAATATCTGATGAAAGATCTAAGCAGCAGTTACATAAGCGAGAATCAATTAGCATGAGGGAGTTCTTGTCTTTTCGTATCCAAATGAGATCGAATGAGTCGCAAGTGCTTCTCAAATCAAGACGTTTGTTCCAACAATTCTTGGTTGATAGTTACACTATGGTCGAAGCGGAAAGATTACAGTATCACAGGTTCCACCAGAGCAAGTTTCATTCCCATCAACTGCAAGGCCTTCACGAGTGTCTAATACAGGGTGAAACACAAGCTGCAAGAACTGGAAAACGAGTTATCTTGCCATCTTCATTTGTTGGTGGTCCCCAATACATGTACAACAATTGCAAAGATGCATTTGCTATTGGCAGGTATGTCGGATACCCTAGCTATTTCATTACCATCACATGTAACCCAGAATGGACCAATATTAAAGATTGCATTGCGGCATATTCATTAAAGCCAAGTGATAGGCCAGATATCATATCAAGGGTTTTCAAGATCAAGTTAGATGTGTTGCTCAAAGACTTAAAGGATGGGTCCATATTCGGAAAGCCTAAAGGAA TTGAATTCCAAAAGCGTGGTCTGCCCCATTGTCATATTTTATTGTTTGTTCAACCAGCCAAGAAGCCTCGATCATCTGTGGATATTGACCATCATATATCGGCTGAGATCCCCGACGAACACACACAACCTAAGCT GTATAAACGGTCGGATAATGGTCGTTCAACAACCAAGAGGAATGTTAATCTCGACAATAGGTTTGTTGTCCCATACAATGCAACATGGCTCCTTAAGTATGGCTGCCACATAAATGTTGAGTATACTTGCCAGACGTCTGCAATTAAGTATTTGTTCAAGTATGTCCACAAAGGTAATGATCGTGTCACAGCTTCGTTCTTTCGCTCACATGATTCAGCTGGTTCTGATGTCACTGTTGATGAAATACAGAACTACTATGATTGTCGGTATATATCTGCATGTGAGGCATCCTGGCGGCTATTCGGCTTTGAGATTCAGTACAAAGAGCCTAACGTCATCCGCCTACCTTTCCATCTTCCAAATGAACAAAATGTTCTGTACGAAGATTACCAGCTTATTGAGAATGTTATCGACGCTGCGGTCTCAAAGGACAGTATGTTTATTGGTTGGTTTAAGGCTAACAAGAATTTTGATCTGGCCCGTACGCTTACTTACGCGGAGATGCCATCACTTTTTGTTTGGGACAAGCGGGGGTATATGTGGAGGCCACGGAAGCAAGGGAACGTGATAGGTCGACTCACACATATTCCTCACTCGCATGGAGAGGAGTACTTCCTTCGTTTgttattgaattatcaaaaagggTGCCAGACATTTGCTGATGTCCATTCGGTTGGTGGAATTGTGTACGATACATTCAAAGAGGCCTGTTATGCCCTAGGGTTATTGCAGGATGATAGGGAATTTATTGATGCACTTAATGAAGCCAGTGCGTGGGCATCGCCGAATTATTTCAGGAGGTTGTTTGCAATGCTTTTGATGTCGAACAACATTGTGCGTCCTGACATGGTGTGGGAGAAATGTTGGCAACATTGCGTGGACAACTCGCTTCTTTCTGGAAGACATAACTTAG gtttCCAGTGTTCTGTTCGTGAGATTAAGTCCATCACGCTTGCCGAAATTGAGAAACTGTTGCAGCCAAATGGTCGGAGCCTGAATGAATTTCCTGACATGCCGTTTCCTGATTATGCTGGTTTACCTGAACCTTCTGACTCAATTTTTTTTGACGAGCTTAATTTCGACAGGACAGAATTGGCGAGTATCGCCGTGGATTTGATTTCCCGGTTGAATCGGGACCAGCGTGTAGCGTTTGACACAATAGCAACTGCAGTTCATCATGACACTGGTGGTTTCTTCTTTGTCTGTGGTTATGGTGGAACTGGTAAGACCTTTCTATGGAATGCACTGTCTGCTTCGATAAGGTCTAAGGGTGATATTGTCCTCAATGTTGCATCTAGTGGCATTGCAGCTCTGTTGTTGCCTAATGGACAAACTGCTCATTCACGCTTTAAGGTTCCGCTTAGTGTTAACCAGGACTCTATTTGTAATATCAGGCAAGGCACACCCCTCGCGCGTCTTATTTCATCTGCAAAATTAGTTATATGGGATGAAGCACCTATGTTAAATAAATTTTGCTTCGAAGCGCTGGACAAATGCCTTAAGGATGTTCTTCGATTTGATCGTGGATATAATCCTCATGCTCCATTTGGTGGAAAAATTGTTGTTCTAGGAGGTGATTTCCATCAAATTTTGCCTGTGATTCCTCGTGGTTCCCGGGAAGAGATCTTTCATTCGTGTATTAATGCTTCAAACCTGTGGCAATCTTGCCAAGTGTTGCAGTTAACTGAAAACATGAGACTTTCCCGTGGTTCACGAGATATACACGGTGTATAA
- the LOC107469211 gene encoding uncharacterized protein LOC107469211: protein MANHVDYFKGRSILAPTLDVVTEVNNHVMSLIPGNERIYLSSDTIISEDGHLESELYTMSTESLNALNFSGIPQHRLVLKIGVPVMLLRNVDQSKGLCNGTRMQVKRLGDHIIECVILAGHNTGDAVFIPRMNMSPNNDTLPIRFTRGLFLLMSTEKFLPRYYLTFSLDQFTSHVLLQ, encoded by the exons ATGGCGAATCA CGTGGATTATTTTAAAGGTAGGAGTATATTAGCACCAACACTTGATGTCGTAACTGAAGTAAACAATCATGTGATGTCTTTGATCCCTGGCAACGAGAGGATATACTTGAGCTCTGATACAATAATTAGTGAAGATGGTCACCTGGAATCTGAATTATATACAATGAGCACCGAGTCATTGAATGCGCTAAATTTTTCAGGGATTCCCCAACACCGGTTAGTTCTTAAAATCGGTGTTCCTGTCATGCTTCTTCGCAATGTTGACCAATCAAAAGGACTATGCAATGGTACGCGCATGCAGGTTAAACGTCTTGGTGACCATATCATTGAATGCGTCATCTTAGCAGGTCATAATACTGGTGATGCTGTATTTATTCCCAGGATGAACATGTcacccaataatgatacatTACCAATAAGGTTTACTCGAGGCCTGTTTTTACTCATG TCTACAGAGAAGTTTTTACCGAGATACTACCTAACATTCTCCCTTGATCAGTTTACCTCTCATGTGCTCCTTCAGTAA
- the LOC107469209 gene encoding uncharacterized mitochondrial protein AtMg00810-like: protein MFVQQLESSITCVLIYVDDIIVIGSCIEVITTVTQKLNSAFVLKDKRELHYFLGIQVNKTNDRGLMMSQDKYVQDLLAKVSMSNCKSCATPLSSTLRIYATGGAMFDNPHLYHFVVGSLQYLTMTKPDLAYSVNNLAQFIQKL from the coding sequence ATGTTTGTGCAACAACTAGAATCCTCCATCACTTGTGTATTGATCTATGTTGATGATATCATTGTGATTGGGAGTTGTATAGAAGTCATCACTACAGTTACTCAGAAGCTCAACTCAGCCTTTGTATTGAAGGACAAGAGAGAGCTTCACTATTTCTTGGGAATCCAAGTGAACAAGACTAATGATAGGGGATTAATGATGTCTCAAGACAAGTATGTGCAAGACTTGCTTGCAAAAGTGAGTATGAGTAACTGTAAATCATGTGCTACACCATTGTCATCTACTCTGAGAATTTATGCTACAGGAGGAGCTATGTTTGACAATCCTCATCTATATCATTTTGTGGTAGGAAGTCTGCAATATTTGACTATGACAAAGCCTGACTTGGCATACAGTGTAAATAATCTTGCTCAATTCATACAAAAGCTGTAG
- the LOC107469208 gene encoding uncharacterized protein LOC107469208: protein MQLKQGQMTVAEYTSRFEELCRFSRICQGAPDDFAEWKCIKYEGVLRSDILSFVAPMEIRVFFRPGEIRKGTSPLEDRDQGRNFAPRGQDFKRGGYTPQPHLGQNNFQRFSNNNSQGRGKGKQAQTPPNDLTCRRCGKYHPITPCRAGLGVCYYCGEAGHLSWNCPEKKKNQEAGKAQHQGRMFTMTTDGAGTADTPIRGNHALIIEISDCLA, encoded by the exons ATGCAGTTAAAGCAGGGACAGATGACTGTTGCTGAGTATACTAGCAGGTTTGAGGAGTTATGTCGCTTTTCTCGTATTTGTCAAGGTGCGCCTGATGATTTTGCTGAGTGGAAATGTATTAAGTATGAGGGAGTTCTTCGAAGTGATATTCTGAGCTTCGTTGCACCAATGGAGATCAGAGTGTTTTTCAGACCTG GAGAGATCAGGAAAGGAACTTCGCCCCTAGAGGATAGAGATCAGGGAAGGAACTTCGCCCCTAGAGGACAAGATTTTAAGCGAGGCGGTTACACCCCACAACCACATTTGGGTCAGAATAACTTCCAGAGATTCAGTAATAATAACAGCCAGGGAAGAGGCAAAGGAAAGCAAGCTCAGACCCCACCGAATGATTTAACTTGTAGGAGGTGTGGAAAGTACCACCCGATTACTCCGTGCAGGGCTGGTTTAGGTGTATGCTATTACTGTGGTGAAGCTGGGCATTTGTCTTGGAATTGtccagaaaagaagaagaatcaagaagctggaaaggCACAACATCAGGGACGCATGTTCACTATGACAACGGATGGTGCTGGAACCGCAGATACTCCGATTAGAGGTAATCATGCACTGATAATCGAAATTTCTGACTGCCTTGCGTAG